From a single Nicotiana tomentosiformis chromosome 2, ASM39032v3, whole genome shotgun sequence genomic region:
- the LOC138904522 gene encoding uncharacterized protein, with amino-acid sequence MKLGHVLTHSQQVSLCAMVTDQKVFEVLYAIGDDKALGVDGYNALFFKRTWTLIRLEVCHAMKEFFHLGKLFRAINCTTITLILKVPHPISIKEYRHIAYCTVLYKLIGKILANKLQKVIASVMSDTRLASFLAEKL; translated from the coding sequence ATGAAACTGGGACATGTCCTCACACACTCCCAACAGGTGAGCCTTTGTGCTATGGTCACTGACCAAAAAGTATTTGAAGTTCTGTATGCAATTGGAGATGACAAAGCACTAGGTGTTGATGGCTATAATGCATTATTTTTCAAAAGGACATGGACACTTATTAGACTAGAAGTGTGTCATGCAATGAAGGAATTCTTTCATTTAGGAAAGCTTTTTAGAGCAATTAATTGCACAACCATCACTCTGATTCTTAAGGTTCCTCACCCTATAAGTATCAAGGAATATAGACATATAGCTTACTGCACTGTTCTGTACAAACTAATTGGCAAAATTCTTGCAAACAAGCTACAAAAAGTTATTGCTTCAGTTATGTCAGACACCAGGCTGGCTTCATTTCTAGCAGAAAAATTATAG
- the LOC104121251 gene encoding protein SLOW GREEN 1, chloroplastic-like, with protein MNTLNPFAAKTNHFHNQFIPSFHQHCSLLTKQPLNNSLSFRTPLPPSLSSSYLPIKSSSSNPKAPKPKTFKSLTPLSFLKPTLISTITATALFFTGFYLNPKSAISTPLSPPPSADTTSVNEENTEDALKEELLSNPDDVDTTANEAVSDSNTENALEGEVLSNPKGVEVLRNMLENHIKNRELVDALSILNKLIELEPNETEWHFLKSHLYVHNGELELAKIGFREVILKDPYHVEAYRGLVVVAGSEDKSTKEMKEIEKKVAEGIKICEEENRKDEMRDFKLLLAQIWVIEGKYDDALKVYHELVDEEPSDFRPYLCQGMIYTMLKKNDEAEKYFEKYRGLVLRENPNARFEFMMST; from the coding sequence ATGAACACCTTAAACCCTTTCGCCGCAAAAACAAACCATTTTCATAACCAATTCATTCCTTCATTCCATCAACATTGCTCTCTGTTAACTAAACAACCCCTTAATAATTCTCTTTCCTTTAGAACTCCATTACCACCATCTTTATCCTCCTCTTACTTACCCATCAAATCATCCTCCTCAAATCCTAAAGCCCCTAAACCTAAAACCTTCAAATCATTAACTCCACTCTCTTTCCTTAAACCCACACTAATCTCCACCATTACAGCCACTGCACTTTTCTTCACCGGATTCTATCTCAACCCTAAATCAGCCATTTCTACCCCGCTATCTCCCCCACCGTCTGCGGACACAACAAGTGTAAATGAAGAGAATACCGAAGATGCCCTCAAAGAGGAGCTTCTCTCTAACCCCGATGATGTTGATACAACTGCAAATGAAGCAGTCTCAGACAGTAATACCGAAAATGCCCTCGAAGGGGAAGTCCTCTCTAACCCCAAAGGTGTTGAAGTCTTGAGAAATATGTTAGAAAATCACATTAAGAATAGAGAATTAGTCGATGCCCTTAGCATATTAAACAAGTTAATTGAGCTCGAGCCGAATGAGACAGAGTGGCATTTCTTGAAATCTCATTTGTATGTTCATAATGGGGAGCTGGAATTAGCCAAAATAGGTTTTAGAGAAGTAATATTGAAAGATCCTTATCACGTTGAAGCTTATCGCGGGCTTGTTGTGGTGGCAGGATCAGAAGACAAATCGACAAAGGAAATGAAGGAAATAGAGAAAAAAGTTGCGGAGGGAATTAAAATCTGTGAGGAGGAGAATAGGAAGGATGAAATGAGGGATTTTAAGCTCTTGCTTGCGCAAATATGGGTTATTGAAGGTAAATATGATGATGCGTTGAAGGTTTATCATGAGTTAGTCGATGAGGAGCCGAGTGATTTTAGGCCTTACTTGTGTCAAGGTATGATATATACAATGTTGAAGAAGAACGACGAGGCTGAGAAGTATTTTGAGAAGTATCGGGGACTGGTACTGCGTGAGAATCCTAATGCTAGGTTTGAATTTATGATGTCGACTTGA
- the LOC104121246 gene encoding protein SODIUM POTASSIUM ROOT DEFECTIVE 2-like: MKDIFCASQAATAICLSMEEASSSSASSSSIQLGGGSISSSRAIDRYNPIIRDSRRTGPKSVSAPCSAHSPISPKPQNKNRKSSSKPAKETKRKGSRKPLIGKDNEKRKSSSVEGNENISIKTSSSWRCTKPGEFITPPGSSRYLLGEKSNLLDALSDFDPVLKLVPSNSVEAVKIETDESCAQKPPPSSASTNQVVVLRVSLHCKGCERKMRKHISRMQGVTSFNIDFAAKKVTVIGDVTPLGVLASISKVKNAQLMTPTLASSVPSSDKVNLSNSEFMRDVKQQLVLSHDNINNNVPPSPATIHLM; this comes from the exons ATGAAAGATATATTCTGTGCATCCCAAGCTGCAACAGCAATATGTCTTAGTATGGAAGAAGCTTCTTCCTCTTCAGCTTCCTCTTCCTCTATCCAACTTGGCGGCGGCAGCATTTCCAGTAGCCGCGCTATTGACCG GTACAATCCTATTATCAGAGATTCGCGAAGAACAGGTCCTAAATCCGTCTCTGCACCTTGCTCAGCTCACTCACCAATTTCACCAAAACCTCAGAACAAGAACCGAAAATCATCCTCGAAACCGGCTAAAGAAACCAAGAGAAAGGGCTCAAGAAAGCCATTGATAGGAAAGGATAATGAGAAAAGGAAGAGTAGCAGTGTTGAGGGAAATGAGAATATTAGTATTAAGACAAGTAGTAGCTGGAGGTGTACAAAACCTGGTGAATTTATAACACCACCTGGTTCTTCTAGGTATCTTTTGGGTGAGAAAAGTAATTTGTTGGATGCTTTATCAGATTTTGACCCTGTTCTCAAGTTGGTTCCTAGTAATTCTGTGGAAGCTGTGAAAATAGAAACAGATGAATCTTGTGCTCAAAAGCCACCACCATCTTCTGCCTCTACTAATCAG GTGGTTGTTCTTAGAGTTTCACTGCACTGTAAAGGATGTGAAAGGAAGATGAGGAAACATATCTCCAGAATGCAAG GCGTGACATCTTTCAACATAGATTTTGCTGCGAAAAAGGTAACGGTTATTGGGGATGTGACACCATTAGGGGTTCTTGCAAGCATTTCAAAGGTGAAGAATGCACAGCTTATGACACCAACACTGGCTTCTTCAGTCCCTTCTTCGGACAAAGTTAATTTGAGTAATTCTGAGTTCATGAGAGATGTCAAGCAGCAGTTGGTACTGTCTCATGACAACATAAATAATAATGTTCCTCCAAGTCCAGCAACTATTCACCTTATGTAA
- the LOC104121247 gene encoding UDP-glucuronic acid decarboxylase 1-like isoform X1 — MKLHTQSSMNHRRDEEMSMSQNTTPPSSPKPLKHPRSLPRSINYLLKEQRLLFILVGILIGSTFFILQPNLNPSSPIPNSSFHVSESVPLTHTSTVTTSYKTGRVPVGIGKKRMRIVVTGGAGFVGSHLVDKLIKRGDDVIVIDNFFTGRKENVMHHFGNHRFELIRHDVVEPILLEVDQIYHLACPASPVHYKYNPVKTIISNVMGTLNMLGLAKRIGARFLLTSTSEVYGDPLEHPQKETYWGHVNPIGVRSCYDEGKRTAETLTMDYHRGAGVEVRIARIFNTYGPRMCLDDGRVVSNFVSQAIRRQPMTVYGDGKQTRSFQYVSDLVDGLMALMEGEHIGPFNLGNPGEFTMLELAEVVKEVIDPSATIEFRANTADDPHKRKPDISKAKELLNWEPKVPLREGLPLMVNDFRNRILNEDEGKGN; from the exons ATGAAATTGCATACACAATCAAGTATGAATCACAGAAGAGATGAAGAAATGTCAATGTCACAAAACACAACCCCACCTTCTTCCCCAAAGCCTCTTAAACACCCCAGATCTCTACCTAGATCCATTAATTATCTTCTTAAAGAACAACGCCTTCTCTTCATCTTAGTTGGCATTCTCATTGGTTCAACATTTTTCATTCTCCAGCCCAACCTAAACCCATCTTCTCCAATCCCCAATTCATCATTTCACGTTTCCGAATCCGTGCCCTTAACCCATACATCAACCGTTACGACGTCGTATAAGACGGGGCGGGTCCCAGTTGGGATAGGGAAAAAACGCATGCGGATTGTAGTGACTGGTGGGGCCGGTTTTGTAGGAAGTCATTTGGTTGATAAGTTAATTAAACGAGGTGATGATGTTATTGTGATTGATAATTTTTTTACTGGGAGGAAAGAAAATGTGATGCATCATTTTGGGAATCATAGATTTGAGTTAATTAGACATGATGTTGTTGAGCCTATTTTGTTAGAAGTGGATCAGATCTACCACTTGGCGTGCCCTGCCTCTCCTGTTCATTACAAGTATAATCCTGTCAAAACTATTATATC CAATGTGATGGGTACTCTTAACATGTTGGGCCTTGCCAAGAGAATTGGTGCGAGGTTCTTGCTTACTAGTACAAGTGAGGTTTATGGTGATCCACTTGAGCATCCGCAAAAGGAAACATATTGGGGACATGTAAATCCAATAG GTGTTAGGAGCTGCTATGATGAGGGAAAACGAACTGCTGAAACCTTGACCATGGATTACCATCGTGGTGCAGGTGTTGAG GTGCGTATTGCCCGAATTTTCAATACATATGGACCTCGCATGTGTCTCGATGATGGACGTGTTGTCAGCAACTTTGTTTCCCAG GCCATCCGCAGGCAACCAATGACAGTCTATGGTGATGGGAAGCAGACACGAAGCTTTCAGTATGTATCTGATTTG GTCGATGGATTAATGGCCTTAATGGAGGGTGAACACATTGGCCCTTTCAACTTGGGAAACCCAGGAGAGTTCACCATGTTAGAGCTTGCCGAG GTGGTCAAAGAAGTGATTGATCCAAGTGCTACTATTGAGTTCAGAGCTAACACAGCTGATGATCCTCACAAGAGGAAACCAGATATCAGCAAAGCAAAGGAATTACTAAACTGGGAGCCCAAAGTACCCTTGCGCGAGGGGCTGCCCCTCATGGTCAATGATTTTCGCAATCGCATCCTAAATGAAGATGAAGGGAAAGGAAACTAA
- the LOC104121247 gene encoding UDP-glucuronic acid decarboxylase 1-like isoform X2 produces the protein MKLHTQSSMNHRRDEEMSMSQNTTPPSSPKPLKHPRSLPRSINYLLKEQRLLFILVGILIGSTFFILQPNLNPSSPIPNSSFHVSESVPLTHTSTVTTSYKTGRVPVGIGKKRMRIVVTGGAGFVGSHLVDKLIKRGDDVIVIDNFFTGRKENVMHHFGNHRFELIRHDVVEPILLEVDQIYHLACPASPVHYKYNPVKTIKTNVMGTLNMLGLAKRIGARFLLTSTSEVYGDPLEHPQKETYWGHVNPIGVRSCYDEGKRTAETLTMDYHRGAGVEVRIARIFNTYGPRMCLDDGRVVSNFVSQAIRRQPMTVYGDGKQTRSFQYVSDLVDGLMALMEGEHIGPFNLGNPGEFTMLELAEVVKEVIDPSATIEFRANTADDPHKRKPDISKAKELLNWEPKVPLREGLPLMVNDFRNRILNEDEGKGN, from the exons ATGAAATTGCATACACAATCAAGTATGAATCACAGAAGAGATGAAGAAATGTCAATGTCACAAAACACAACCCCACCTTCTTCCCCAAAGCCTCTTAAACACCCCAGATCTCTACCTAGATCCATTAATTATCTTCTTAAAGAACAACGCCTTCTCTTCATCTTAGTTGGCATTCTCATTGGTTCAACATTTTTCATTCTCCAGCCCAACCTAAACCCATCTTCTCCAATCCCCAATTCATCATTTCACGTTTCCGAATCCGTGCCCTTAACCCATACATCAACCGTTACGACGTCGTATAAGACGGGGCGGGTCCCAGTTGGGATAGGGAAAAAACGCATGCGGATTGTAGTGACTGGTGGGGCCGGTTTTGTAGGAAGTCATTTGGTTGATAAGTTAATTAAACGAGGTGATGATGTTATTGTGATTGATAATTTTTTTACTGGGAGGAAAGAAAATGTGATGCATCATTTTGGGAATCATAGATTTGAGTTAATTAGACATGATGTTGTTGAGCCTATTTTGTTAGAAGTGGATCAGATCTACCACTTGGCGTGCCCTGCCTCTCCTGTTCATTACAAGTATAATCCTGTCAAAACTATTA AGACCAATGTGATGGGTACTCTTAACATGTTGGGCCTTGCCAAGAGAATTGGTGCGAGGTTCTTGCTTACTAGTACAAGTGAGGTTTATGGTGATCCACTTGAGCATCCGCAAAAGGAAACATATTGGGGACATGTAAATCCAATAG GTGTTAGGAGCTGCTATGATGAGGGAAAACGAACTGCTGAAACCTTGACCATGGATTACCATCGTGGTGCAGGTGTTGAG GTGCGTATTGCCCGAATTTTCAATACATATGGACCTCGCATGTGTCTCGATGATGGACGTGTTGTCAGCAACTTTGTTTCCCAG GCCATCCGCAGGCAACCAATGACAGTCTATGGTGATGGGAAGCAGACACGAAGCTTTCAGTATGTATCTGATTTG GTCGATGGATTAATGGCCTTAATGGAGGGTGAACACATTGGCCCTTTCAACTTGGGAAACCCAGGAGAGTTCACCATGTTAGAGCTTGCCGAG GTGGTCAAAGAAGTGATTGATCCAAGTGCTACTATTGAGTTCAGAGCTAACACAGCTGATGATCCTCACAAGAGGAAACCAGATATCAGCAAAGCAAAGGAATTACTAAACTGGGAGCCCAAAGTACCCTTGCGCGAGGGGCTGCCCCTCATGGTCAATGATTTTCGCAATCGCATCCTAAATGAAGATGAAGGGAAAGGAAACTAA
- the LOC104121249 gene encoding uncharacterized protein ycf20 — MATKLPFPCCRTTSKHLVADNTRSRLNGTVCLRRPAHSLGRLMHFQLSFLNIVQPSSFRNFKRLAWSIRSAADGNGLNSSPTTSSSGGTRLIRAIEALLVKLDARIKVLRKNLPVKLLFFLVGFYCATAFATVIGQTGDWDIISAGLAVAVVEGIGALMYRAIPLLDEVRSFITMFNYWKTGLTLGLFLDSFKY, encoded by the exons ATGGCCACCAAACTGCCTTTTCCATGCTGTCGAACAACTTCTAAGCATTTGGTTGCCGATAATACTAGATCAAGACTTAATGGAACTGTTTGCCTTCGGAGACCTGCACATTCGCTAGGCAGACTCATGCATTTCCAGCTATCCTTCCTTAATATTGTCCAACCTTcttctttcagaaatttcaa GAGGCTGGCGTGGTCTATAAGAAGTGCTGCAGATGGCAATGGACTAAATTCTTCTCCTACAACCAGCAGCAGCGGTGGAACTCGACTTATTAGGGCCATAGAAGCTCTTCTTGTCAAATTAGATGCCAGAATTAAGGTGCTGAGGAAAAACCTACCGGTGAAGTTGCTATTTTTCTTAGTGGGTTTCTATTGTGCAACGGCATTTGCCACTGTAATAGGGCAGACAGGTGATTGGGATATTATTTCTGCTGGATTAGCTGTGGCTGTGGTGGAGGGCATTGGAGCACTCATGTATAGAGCAATTCCTTTATTAGATGAGGTAAGGAGCTTCATCACCATGTTCAATTATTGGAAGACTGGGTTGACTCTTGGTCTTTTCCTGGACTCTTTCAAATATTAG